DNA sequence from the Methanofollis formosanus genome:
CCCACTTCTTGATCGCAACAAAGAGCGAGGCGTGGTGGTCGGACATGAGGTAGCCGATGCCGAGTTTTCCGACCGGTGCCGGGGTCGCGATCTCGCCGGCGTCGATCATCTTCTTGCCTTCGGTGTACGGCTGGGTGTTGAAGAGCAGGGCGCGGCGCTCCTCCTTGGTGGTGCCCTTCAGGGTGCCGGTGAGGTAGCCGAGTTCGTCCTGGGCGTCGACGAAGAGGTTAACCCCGTCCATCCACTGCTCGGAGGGTTCGCTGGTGAACTTGATCGTCGGGATCGCCTTCTCCAGGACGTCGACCGAGCTGACGGAGACGTCGCCGTAGGTGAAGTTGCCCTTGCCGACGAGCCAGTCGGCGACGATCGCGGCGGACTCGTCCTGGTGCTCGTTGACGTACTGGTTGCCGAGGGTCGCGAGGGCGCTGACGGCGTTGACGGTGTCGGGGTGCTCCGCGGCGAAGTCGTCACGGGTGACGACGACACAGCAGGGGTGGTCCTTCCACATGTCCTCGGGCGGGAGGTCCTGGGAGTACGAGGCGACCGTGCCGATCCCGCTGACGGTGGCGATCTCCACGAAGGGCTGCCATGCGATGTATCCGTCGATCTCGCCGGTCGAGAGGAGCATCGGCATGGGGCCGACGCCCTGGCTGTAGGTGACGCCGACTTCGGCGCCTTCGGTCGTGGGTGTCGTCGGGGTCTCGGGTTCCGAGACGCATCCGGCGACGACGAGAAGAGCTGCGAGTCCGATGGCGAGGACTGCAGCGAGCATCTTGTTTGCCATGGGGTACTGGTCAGTCTCACGCTATATATAGGTCGTCGTCTTTTCATCGCAAAATTGCCCGATTGTGTCTATCGTGGCTTGTTTGTGTCGGTTTGTCCGGGTTCCGTCCCCCTTCGTCCTCTCCATCCCGCTTTCCGGTGTGGACATGCGGGACAAACCTTCATCATGTTTGACCCAGAAGAGATAGATCATGATTCAGGCAGACCCGGTCGAGCGCATCATCAAGGCCGCCCTCATCTCCGACGAGGAGTTCGTGACGGTCCTCCAGCATGTACTGAAGAACGACCTGCGGGTGAGCGTGCGCGAGCTCTCGGAGCGGAGCGGGGTCGCCCAGAGCACACTCTATAAGGTGCTCACCGGCAAACGTTCGCCCACGCTCCCCACCATGCGGGCGATCGTCAATACGGTCAGATCCTTCTCCCGTACGCCTGACGAAGCCTTCATCGGGCTCATCGCCGCACGCTACGTCCTGGAATCCATCCAGGAGCGGACGGCGGTCGTCGACGGTCACGAGTTCAGGGTACGGGAGTACCCGGTCTATACCTTTGAGGACGCGATCGTCGCTGCCGTGCGGGCCGAGCGGGAGGGGGCGGTGGCGGTCGTCTGCGCCCCCATCGCCTCTTCGACCATCGAGCAGGTGATCCGCATCCCGGTGACGACGATCGTGCCAAAGGACAGTGTCCAGCGGGCGATCGAGTCGGCGGCGCGCAAGGCGTGGCTGTGAGCCGATCGGTTGCTCTGATCTTTTTGTTCTGCGGTTCCCCCTAATCGCTCCTCAGTGGGGTTTGGAGAACCCGAACCCCTGTATCGCGAAGATAGGGGTGGCACGGCCGATCGTCGTGCCGGTTCACACCATGAGCGCCCGCCGCCTCCTTTCTCCTCACTGCAGAAGCCCGTCGACAATCTCCAGAAACGCCTCCGCCCGATCGACGGCGTTCCGGGCTTCCCCCTCCGAGACCGTCCCGGCCATGTCGTAGACCGTGATGTGCCGTTTTCTCCGCATCCGGTCGAAGGCGAGGACGGCCTCGCGGTCCAGAAAGAGTTCGGCGAACCTGACCACCGCGATGTGCTGGTTTGTCCCGGCGGGGCGGTAGCCCTTCGAGAACATCAGCGCCCGTCCGGCCTGGAGCATGGCGTTGTAGGCGATGGTGTAGGCCCAGTCGGCGTTGCCGGCGAGCATGGTGCCGGCGACGGCGGCGTCCCGGCGTGCGAGGGCCATCGCGTTCTCCACCGCGCCGGGTTCGGGGCGGAATTTCTTGATGAGGCCCCGTCGTCTCAGGTCGTCAGTCGGTTCCAATCAGCATCACCTTCGGTCCTTTCAGCACGTTCGCGACGAAAGGATCGTCGTCGGCGGTCCGCTCCGCCATCTCTTCGGGCGTGAAGAGGGCATAGTTGATCTCCCGTCCGAGCGTCTCCTCGGTCTCCTGCACCGCGACGATCAACCGGTCTTCGTCCACCGTCCCGACGATGAAGAGGTCGATGTCGCTCTCCGCGCCCGCCTCGCCGCGGGCGAATGAGCCGTAGATGAACATCCGGTCGATGGCCCCGACGTCGTCGAGGCGCTCGGCGATCACCTTCGCCACCCCCTCGGTCTTGAGGATGATGGCGGTCAACTCCTCGTACAGAGGAAAAGAGCGGTCCACCCCATAATAATGGGCGTTCCCCCGCCGGGTGCTGGTGAGCAGCCCGAACTCCTCGAGGTTCGCGAGTTCCCGCCTGACGGCGTTGAGGTTCTCCCCGGTGATGCGCTGGACCTCGCGGAGGTACATCTCGCGGCCCGGGTTCATGAGGAAGAGCGTGAGGAGTTTCACCCGCGTCTTCGAGGGGATGAGCCGTTCGAGCATGTATCAAGAATGTATACGAGAGTATAAAAAATGTGTTCAAGGGCGGGGAGATGGTGCGGCCGGGAGGTACTATGTATGGGCTCGCGGGATCCTTCCTGGTGCGGTATGCCGGAGGCATGCTTTTTGCTTCATGCCTGATTCTGCGGACCCCTCTCCCTATTATTCGCTGTTCTCTCTCCTGATATGCATAGGGCCATCCCACAAAGCAGATATATAAATCCCACACGATTTTACGACATGGATGCCGTGGCCCGGTGCTCGTCTCCGGCCGGGTCGATGGAACTCCCTTGCACTCCGGTGCCTGCATCCGGCCCTTCCCGGAGGCCGATGGTACAGGAGGGGAACCGGAGAGGTGAACGGTATGAGAAGAAGAACCGGATTATTGTTCGTATTGCTCGTCATGACGCTGTTCGCATCCGGGTGTGCGGGATCTGTTTCCGCACAACAGGGTGACCGTGAAGAGCGTGATCTGAATGAACCTGTTGGGCCCACGCTTGAAGAATATGCGAACGCCATTCGAGAGTTGAAATCACATGAAATCGTTCTGGGCATTTATGGGGATCTTCCGGAATTCAAAGATGCACATGACCGACGCGCCTGGTATGATCGATTGGACGATTTTCACGATGAGACCTTTGACTCGATAGCGAGGCCTCGCCTCTACCCGGACGGCCCGGTTATCGGGTACGGGTATGATGTCGAGGGGTATCTCGACGTCGGGATTCCTGACACCATGCCCGAAGAACATCTGGAGGACACCATGGATGCACTCTATCGACTCATTGA
Encoded proteins:
- a CDS encoding helix-turn-helix domain-containing protein, which codes for MIQADPVERIIKAALISDEEFVTVLQHVLKNDLRVSVRELSERSGVAQSTLYKVLTGKRSPTLPTMRAIVNTVRSFSRTPDEAFIGLIAARYVLESIQERTAVVDGHEFRVREYPVYTFEDAIVAAVRAEREGAVAVVCAPIASSTIEQVIRIPVTTIVPKDSVQRAIESAARKAWL
- a CDS encoding ABC transporter substrate-binding protein, translated to MANKMLAAVLAIGLAALLVVAGCVSEPETPTTPTTEGAEVGVTYSQGVGPMPMLLSTGEIDGYIAWQPFVEIATVSGIGTVASYSQDLPPEDMWKDHPCCVVVTRDDFAAEHPDTVNAVSALATLGNQYVNEHQDESAAIVADWLVGKGNFTYGDVSVSSVDVLEKAIPTIKFTSEPSEQWMDGVNLFVDAQDELGYLTGTLKGTTKEERRALLFNTQPYTEGKKMIDAGEIATPAPVGKLGIGYLMSDHHASLFVAIKKWEYFEENYGIALKPKDPSQSRPENLDLIVNGEKIADVTLVSGAAGPALMQLAATDNIQMAWVGAPPAISAIDKGTPIKIVQPVNTEGSGLVVAASAPVNDWPSFVDWANSRAAEGKPLKIAAPLKGSIQDVMLKFALKDSGLVVKEV
- a CDS encoding nucleotidyltransferase domain-containing protein; translated protein: MLERLIPSKTRVKLLTLFLMNPGREMYLREVQRITGENLNAVRRELANLEEFGLLTSTRRGNAHYYGVDRSFPLYEELTAIILKTEGVAKVIAERLDDVGAIDRMFIYGSFARGEAGAESDIDLFIVGTVDEDRLIVAVQETEETLGREINYALFTPEEMAERTADDDPFVANVLKGPKVMLIGTD
- a CDS encoding HEPN domain-containing protein gives rise to the protein MEPTDDLRRRGLIKKFRPEPGAVENAMALARRDAAVAGTMLAGNADWAYTIAYNAMLQAGRALMFSKGYRPAGTNQHIAVVRFAELFLDREAVLAFDRMRRKRHITVYDMAGTVSEGEARNAVDRAEAFLEIVDGLLQ